In one Aerosakkonema funiforme FACHB-1375 genomic region, the following are encoded:
- a CDS encoding NADAR family protein, translating into MTAWIKNWFSNMESLEKPILVDGIQYPTVENFYAASKTLDVQQKRKIATLTPSVAKKYARTLALRSDWEEVKFAIMLIGLIQKFSYGSNWHKELMNTRGEELLELNNWHDTVWGVPANIAPGGQGKAIPNGQQGNNWLGRLLMFLRDEPLLWQTIGNNAAEWDNQKYLLKSQEWLVTNPNFPPVPNMAILKGKTIDNGTLPSQRLKVVISGSRTVAQLPAEAISRIEKIMELGAKILIGDCFGADCLVQTFLKQSGYSRVTVYYTGTSPRNNVGFASVRVNGSYTERDWIMCSLADYGLAILKDNSPGTLKNIQRMPGKVRVIQV; encoded by the coding sequence ATGACTGCGTGGATAAAAAACTGGTTCAGCAATATGGAGAGCTTAGAAAAGCCTATCCTTGTTGATGGGATTCAATACCCAACAGTAGAAAACTTCTACGCCGCCTCCAAAACTTTGGATGTTCAACAAAAGCGTAAAATTGCCACACTTACACCATCAGTAGCTAAAAAATATGCTCGTACTCTCGCCTTACGTTCTGATTGGGAAGAAGTTAAGTTCGCCATTATGCTTATTGGGTTAATCCAGAAGTTTTCTTATGGTAGTAATTGGCATAAAGAATTAATGAATACAAGAGGGGAAGAGTTGCTGGAATTAAACAACTGGCACGATACTGTTTGGGGCGTACCAGCTAATATTGCTCCGGGTGGCCAAGGAAAAGCTATTCCAAATGGTCAGCAGGGAAACAATTGGTTAGGGCGATTGTTGATGTTCCTTCGAGATGAACCATTACTCTGGCAAACTATTGGTAATAATGCCGCCGAATGGGATAACCAAAAATACTTGCTGAAAAGTCAAGAGTGGTTAGTTACTAATCCTAATTTTCCTCCAGTACCTAATATGGCTATCTTGAAGGGAAAAACCATCGATAATGGTACTTTACCTAGCCAACGCTTGAAAGTAGTTATTAGTGGTTCTCGTACTGTGGCACAACTACCCGCAGAAGCTATTAGCCGCATTGAGAAAATTATGGAACTCGGTGCTAAAATTTTAATTGGCGATTGCTTTGGTGCAGATTGTCTGGTGCAAACTTTTCTCAAACAATCTGGGTATAGCCGAGTTACTGTTTACTATACAGGCACTTCACCTAGAAACAACGTTGGATTTGCTAGTGTGAGGGTTAATGGTTCTTATACAGAGCGCGATTGGATAATGTGTTCGCTAGCAGATTATGGTTTGGCGATTCTCAAGGATAACTCTCCTGGAACTCTCAAAAATATCCAAAGAATGCCTGGAAAAGTTAGAGTTATTCAAGTTTAA
- a CDS encoding phosphodiester glycosidase family protein, translating to MKKVWLLFWILVSSLGLVVVLLSNARTRPTKTSTHTVESPQSAEIVYKFYTLPQSVVHTLLIPKTSRFSVRPVVSPTLEPVENVAATHQTFAAINGGFFDPVNQKTTSIVIRQGELIADPKLNERFINNPKNAPYLDKMLNRSELRRYICGGTIRYDINFRNEPIPDSCRLVDALGGGPRLLPELGLVPEGFADVANGKIIRDALGSNRPNARTAIGITLDGSLLWVMVAQKPEKPTSSGMSLSELAKFMKSLGVEKAMNLDGGSSSSFYYKGQTFYGKVDSKGNWVRRPVKSVLLVF from the coding sequence ATGAAAAAAGTCTGGTTGCTGTTTTGGATACTCGTAAGTTCGCTCGGTTTAGTAGTCGTACTATTGTCTAATGCCCGTACCCGACCGACGAAAACCTCTACTCATACGGTTGAATCACCACAAAGCGCAGAAATTGTATATAAATTTTACACCTTGCCACAAAGCGTAGTGCATACACTGTTGATTCCAAAAACCAGCCGTTTTTCTGTCAGACCTGTGGTTTCTCCAACACTTGAACCCGTAGAAAACGTGGCAGCAACACATCAAACATTTGCAGCCATCAACGGTGGCTTTTTCGACCCAGTGAACCAAAAAACTACTTCCATTGTAATTCGACAAGGGGAGTTAATTGCAGACCCAAAACTCAATGAACGCTTCATTAATAATCCTAAAAACGCCCCTTACTTGGACAAAATGCTCAATCGGAGTGAATTAAGACGCTACATTTGTGGAGGAACCATTCGTTATGATATTAACTTTCGCAATGAACCAATTCCCGATAGTTGCCGTTTAGTAGATGCCTTGGGTGGTGGGCCACGCTTATTACCAGAATTAGGTTTAGTTCCAGAGGGGTTCGCGGATGTGGCAAATGGAAAAATCATCCGGGATGCGTTAGGAAGTAACCGCCCGAATGCTAGAACGGCAATTGGTATTACTCTTGATGGTAGTCTTTTGTGGGTAATGGTGGCGCAAAAACCAGAAAAGCCTACGAGTTCTGGGATGTCCTTATCAGAACTAGCTAAATTTATGAAGTCGTTGGGAGTGGAGAAAGCGATGAATTTGGATGGAGGAAGTTCTTCGTCTTTCTATTACAAAGGGCAAACTTTCTATGGCAAAGTGGATAGCAAAGGAAATTGGGTAAGGCGACCTGTCAAATCAGTTTTACTGGTTTTTTAG